A genomic segment from Aegilops tauschii subsp. strangulata cultivar AL8/78 chromosome 1, Aet v6.0, whole genome shotgun sequence encodes:
- the LOC109745631 gene encoding uncharacterized protein, producing MGSRFVNLLAMSCNGGPRHFSLHCLNPANLFRPARSRPAVRAVHRRPADAPLPPPSLSFDWPCRKGEQAWMNFMAFGPGRENLLAVDQIGRSFLYNHDSRLLGTGMPKMRKPIIDPISVAVGDNLYVMSGNPGRLPDRDCFQALLHTRLPASYAQDWCWYSLEPPPFFAADDDGVDRSSCRDAPMPFEISAYAVVDDSQIWISTSGAGTYSYDIASGAFSKLGNWALPFRGRAEYIPEHNLWFGFTPDDLQLCTSDLPASCELRPPVLQDVWTDVNRPEDWTLTDASIVPLASGQVCVARFFFTCSEESIEDVYGYALEKTENFAVLEGVKLLKAGWAQLRMVKHKSERYVFGRDLVILL from the coding sequence ATGGGCAGCCGGTTTGTGAATCTGTTGGCCATGAGCTGCAACGGCGGCCCCAGACACTTCAGCCTTCACTGCTTGAACCCGGCAAACTTATTTCGCCCAGCCCGGTCACGGCCAGCGGTTCGAGCAGTTCATCGACGGCCAGCGGACGCCCCGCTGCCTCCGCCGTCCCTGTCATTCGACTGGCCCTGCAGGAAGGGCGAACAGGCGTGGATGAATTTCATGGCTTTCGGCCCCGGCCGGGAAAACCTCCTCGCCGTGGACCAAATCGGCAGGAGCTTCTTGTACAACCACGACTCGCGCTTGCTCGGCACTGGGATGCCCAAGATGCGCAAGCCCATTATCGACCCCATCTCCGTTGCCGTGGGCGACAACCTATACGTCATGAGCGGCAACCCTGGCCGGCTGCCCGATCGGGACTGCTTCCAGGCTCTCCTCCACACCCGCCTGCCTGCTAGCTACGCCCAAGACTGGTGCTGGTATTCCCTCGAGCCACCGCCTTTCTTTGCCGCCGACGACGACGGGGTGGATCGATCCAGCTGCCGTGATGCCCCAATGCCCTTTGAAATCAGCGCCTACGCCGTGGTTGACGATTCACAGATCTGGATATCCACATCTGGCGCTGGCACATACTCGTATGACATCGCGAGTGGTGCGTTTAGCAAACTAGGCAACTGGGCACTGCCGTTCAGAGGTCGCGCCGAGTACATCCCTGAGCACAACCTCTGGTTTGGCTTCACACCCGACGATTTGCAGCTCTGCACATCGGACCTCCCTGCATCGTGTGAGTTGAGGCCGCCCGTGCTGCAGGATGTGTGGACAGACGTGAACAGGCCAGAAGATTGGACCCTGACAGACGCCAGCATTGTGCCGCTCGCCTCCGGTCAAGTCTGCGTTGCTAGGTTCTTTTTTACCTGCTCAGAGGAGAGCATTGAGGATGTGTATGGCTATGCCCTTGAGAAAACAGAGAATTTTGCTGTTCTCGAGGGCGTCAAATTGTTAAAGGCTGGGTGGGCTCAGCTTCGGATGGTTAAGCACAAGTCGGAGCGTTACGTCTTCGGCCGTGACCTTGTCATACTGCTTTGA